In a single window of the Natator depressus isolate rNatDep1 chromosome 24, rNatDep2.hap1, whole genome shotgun sequence genome:
- the IGFLR1 gene encoding IGF-like family receptor 1 produces MCNSPAQMNVVGQQERAYTRQAGVPAHPSPTPLPTVLAMLLPLLLCLLPPPGAWARARGSLSRKCGHLQYWHQKDHSCVPCEKGYAHLVPLRGQEFTVNCGMRDTGGRFATPSQACPPGSFNDGQFLLCQPCSRCPPGTQLSPCTPLEDTQCCPPGQRRGPAGRCQPRCCFPDEQCHPEVRAYVDCSSPAEAPGAESSASPRSPTWLLPSEVPGGSGHAPGSASAPTSGTPQCPGGHESHRDMAGYGGYVALLMLLLVLLAGTFALLVWTQRGLCPHQASSPMAKPHQLLPPQSADKTSGIIAPPAGHAGLWGAPLQHLLDNMDVLEELIMLLDPEGKAGGGTRHLAARYGLSATWIDYAYSLRSTRSPLRATLETVAARQPDATLGQLAGLLAALGRKDALQVLERVQVGV; encoded by the exons ATGTGCAACTCGCCAGCCCAGATGAACGTGGTGGGACAGCAGGAAAGAGCATACACACGCCAGGCAGGG gtcCCAGCacatcccagccccactcccctccccacggTCCTTGccatgctgctgcccctgcttctcTGTCTCCTGCCGCCCCCTGGCGCCTGGGcgagggcccggggctccctgtCCAGAAAGTGCGGCCACCTGCAGTATTGGCACCAGAAGGACCATTCCTGCGTCCCCTGTGAGAAGGGCTATGCACACCTGGTCCCGCTGCGTG GGCAGGAGTTCACCGTGAACTGTGGCATGAGGGACACAGGCGGCCGCTTCGCAACTCCCAGCCAGGCGTGTCCCCCCGGGTCCTTCAACGATGGGCAATtcctgctgtgccagccctgctcccggTGCCCGCCCGGCACCCAGCTCAGCCCCTGCACCCCTCTGGAGGACACCCAGTGCTGCCCCCCCGG GCAGCGGCGGGGGCCGGCTGGGAGGTGCCAGCCCCGGTGCTGCTTCCCTGACGAGCAGTGTCACCCTGAGGTCCGGGCTTACGTCGACTGCAGCAGCCCAGCGGAg GCTCCCGGCGCAGAGTCTTCTGCCTCCCCTAGGTCCCCCACTTGGCTTCTGCCTTCAGAGGTACCGGGGGGCTCTGGCCATGCCCCAGGCTCTGCTTCGGCCCCCACCTCTGGGACCCCTCAGTGCCCTGGAGGGCACGAATCCCACAGGGACATGGCAG GCTATGGTGGTTATGTCGCTCTTCtgatgctgctgctggtgctgctggctgggacctTTGCCCTCCTGGTCTGGACGCAGCGTGGCCTATGCCCCCACCAGG cctccagccccatgGCTAAGCCCCATCAGCTGCTTCCCCCCCAGAGTGCAGACAAGACATCTGGCATCATAGCACCCCCCGCTGGCCATGCAG GCCTGTGGGGGGCGCCGCTGCAGCACCTGCTGGACAACATGGACGTGCTGGAGGAGCTGATCATGCTCCTGGACCCCGAGGGCAAGGCCGGGGGGGGGACCCGGCACCTGGCTGCGCGCTACGGCCTCTCGGCCACCTGGATTGACTACGCCTATTCCCTGCGCAGCACACGCAGCCCCCTGCGCGCCACCCTGGAGACAGTGGCTGCCCGCCAGCCCGATGCCACGCTGGGGCAGCTGGCTgggctgctggctgccctggggcgCAAGGATGCCCTACAGGTGttggaaagggtgcaggtgggggtgtgA
- the U2AF1L4 gene encoding splicing factor U2AF 26 kDa subunit isoform X1, whose translation MGWGLQFPACPGAGGRGKMAEYLASIFGTEKDKVNCSFYFKIGACRHGDRCSRLHNRPTFSQTIVLLNLYRNPQNTAQSADGSHCHVSDVEVQEHYDNFFQEVFTELEEKYGEIEEMNVCDNLGDHLVGNVYVKFRREEDAERAVGELNNRWFNGQAVRAELSPVTDFRESCCRQYEMGECTRGGFCNFMHLRPISRELRRQLYGQSWRRRYVRPSRRAWHFPWLSRTLLISGPGYFPSCRAAQPPNQRLHFDLFNDVRKPGRLLFLGSASTLCTPESCYAARLLRGIVRYFVCAQLTSPADRQRFEQKEAAAVLPFAHQKALWC comes from the exons ATGGGGTGGGGACTACAATTCCCAGCGTGCCCCGGAGCGGGTGGAAGAGGGAAGATGGCCGAGTATCTGGCCTCCATCTTCGGCACCGAGAAAGAcaa GGTTAACTGCTCTTTTTACTTTAAGATCGGGGCTTGTCGGCACGGAGACAGGTGTTCCCGCCTCCACAACAGACCCACCTTCAGCCAG ACCATCGTCCTGTTGAATCTGTATCGGAACCCACAGAACACGGCCCAGTCAGCAGACGGCTCGCACT gtCATGTCAGCGATGTGGAAGTGCAGGAGCATTATGATAATTTCTTTCAG GAGGTCTTCACGGAGCTGGAGGAGAAGTATGGGGAGATAGAGGAGATGAACGTTTGTGACAACCTCGGGGACCACCTGGTCGGCAATGTCTATGTCAAG TTCCGGCGGGAGGAGGACGCCGAGAGAGCCGTGGGGGAGCTGAACAATCGCTGGTTCAACGGCCAGGCCGTGCGGGCCGAGCTGTCCCCAGTCACCGACTTTCGCGAGTCCTGCTGCCGCCAGTACGAGATGGG ggagtGCACGCGTGGAGGGTTCTGCAACTTCATGCACCTGCGGCCGATATCCCGAGAGCTGCGCCGGCAGCTCTACGGGCAGAGCTGGCGCCGGcg CTACGTCCGACCTTCCCGCCGAGCCTGGCACTTCCCCTGGCTAAGCAGGACGCTGCTCATCTCCGGGCCTGGCTATTTCCCCAGCTGTCGAGCGGCTCAGCCACCGAATCAGCGTCTGCATTTTGACCTTTTTAACGATGTTAGAAAACCGGGCCGGCTGCTTTTCCTTGGTTCTGCATCCACGCTTTGTACACCGGAGTCGTGTTACGCTGCCAGGTTACTCCGGGGGATTGTGCGCTACTTCGTGTGCGCACAATTAACGAGTCCTGCAGATCGCCAACGTTTTGAGCAGAAAGAAGCTGCTGCAGtgctgccttttgcccaccagaaggCGCTGTGGTGCTAG
- the U2AF1L4 gene encoding splicing factor U2AF 26 kDa subunit isoform X2 — protein MGWGLQFPACPGAGGRGKMAEYLASIFGTEKDKVNCSFYFKIGACRHGDRCSRLHNRPTFSQTIVLLNLYRNPQNTAQSADGSHCHVSDVEVQEHYDNFFQFRREEDAERAVGELNNRWFNGQAVRAELSPVTDFRESCCRQYEMGECTRGGFCNFMHLRPISRELRRQLYGQSWRRRYVRPSRRAWHFPWLSRTLLISGPGYFPSCRAAQPPNQRLHFDLFNDVRKPGRLLFLGSASTLCTPESCYAARLLRGIVRYFVCAQLTSPADRQRFEQKEAAAVLPFAHQKALWC, from the exons ATGGGGTGGGGACTACAATTCCCAGCGTGCCCCGGAGCGGGTGGAAGAGGGAAGATGGCCGAGTATCTGGCCTCCATCTTCGGCACCGAGAAAGAcaa GGTTAACTGCTCTTTTTACTTTAAGATCGGGGCTTGTCGGCACGGAGACAGGTGTTCCCGCCTCCACAACAGACCCACCTTCAGCCAG ACCATCGTCCTGTTGAATCTGTATCGGAACCCACAGAACACGGCCCAGTCAGCAGACGGCTCGCACT gtCATGTCAGCGATGTGGAAGTGCAGGAGCATTATGATAATTTCTTTCAG TTCCGGCGGGAGGAGGACGCCGAGAGAGCCGTGGGGGAGCTGAACAATCGCTGGTTCAACGGCCAGGCCGTGCGGGCCGAGCTGTCCCCAGTCACCGACTTTCGCGAGTCCTGCTGCCGCCAGTACGAGATGGG ggagtGCACGCGTGGAGGGTTCTGCAACTTCATGCACCTGCGGCCGATATCCCGAGAGCTGCGCCGGCAGCTCTACGGGCAGAGCTGGCGCCGGcg CTACGTCCGACCTTCCCGCCGAGCCTGGCACTTCCCCTGGCTAAGCAGGACGCTGCTCATCTCCGGGCCTGGCTATTTCCCCAGCTGTCGAGCGGCTCAGCCACCGAATCAGCGTCTGCATTTTGACCTTTTTAACGATGTTAGAAAACCGGGCCGGCTGCTTTTCCTTGGTTCTGCATCCACGCTTTGTACACCGGAGTCGTGTTACGCTGCCAGGTTACTCCGGGGGATTGTGCGCTACTTCGTGTGCGCACAATTAACGAGTCCTGCAGATCGCCAACGTTTTGAGCAGAAAGAAGCTGCTGCAGtgctgccttttgcccaccagaaggCGCTGTGGTGCTAG
- the U2AF1L4 gene encoding splicing factor U2AF 26 kDa subunit isoform X3: MGWGLQFPACPGAGGRGKMAEYLASIFGTEKDKVNCSFYFKIGACRHGDRCSRLHNRPTFSQTIVLLNLYRNPQNTAQSADGSHCHVSDVEVQEHYDNFFQEVFTELEEKYGEIEEMNVCDNLGDHLVGNVYVKFRREEDAERAVGELNNRWFNGQAVRAELSPVTDFRESCCRQYEMGECTRGGFCNFMHLRPISRELRRQLYGQSWRRRAPSPSRSHDQPRGKKRQRSPDHRYGRF; this comes from the exons ATGGGGTGGGGACTACAATTCCCAGCGTGCCCCGGAGCGGGTGGAAGAGGGAAGATGGCCGAGTATCTGGCCTCCATCTTCGGCACCGAGAAAGAcaa GGTTAACTGCTCTTTTTACTTTAAGATCGGGGCTTGTCGGCACGGAGACAGGTGTTCCCGCCTCCACAACAGACCCACCTTCAGCCAG ACCATCGTCCTGTTGAATCTGTATCGGAACCCACAGAACACGGCCCAGTCAGCAGACGGCTCGCACT gtCATGTCAGCGATGTGGAAGTGCAGGAGCATTATGATAATTTCTTTCAG GAGGTCTTCACGGAGCTGGAGGAGAAGTATGGGGAGATAGAGGAGATGAACGTTTGTGACAACCTCGGGGACCACCTGGTCGGCAATGTCTATGTCAAG TTCCGGCGGGAGGAGGACGCCGAGAGAGCCGTGGGGGAGCTGAACAATCGCTGGTTCAACGGCCAGGCCGTGCGGGCCGAGCTGTCCCCAGTCACCGACTTTCGCGAGTCCTGCTGCCGCCAGTACGAGATGGG ggagtGCACGCGTGGAGGGTTCTGCAACTTCATGCACCTGCGGCCGATATCCCGAGAGCTGCGCCGGCAGCTCTACGGGCAGAGCTGGCGCCGGcg AGCCCCATCCCCCTCGCGCTCCCACGACCAGCCCCGGGGCAAGAAACGCCAGCGCTCACCTGACCATCGCTATGGACGCTTCTGA